The following coding sequences lie in one Synechococcus sp. CC9902 genomic window:
- a CDS encoding tRNA nucleotidyltransferase — translation MADAAPDEQARLLLKQLDPDAWPISIDQLPEGTALVGGAVRDALLGRHNPHPDLDLVVRSDALRHSARLAKIFGGKHVVLDEQRDIARLVLNGWTIDVARQEGDGLEDDLWRRDYSINAIALPLQPMASLCDPTGGLGDLKQGRLRAVREQNLIDDPLRLLRGLRFLAEIPLVLDAQTGEWIQRHHQALGQSAPERILAELQRLVKGPHADQALHLLEQWPLLQPWATTSQTVASYDTTLLNAEEATNALPLARLTKLISDDGLKRLKASKILQQRCARLRHWGLQAKQQPEALPEQERLQLHLELEGDLAALILDLPKELQPQWLKRWRDPSDPLFHPTMPLDGGSLQKELGLSAGPTMGKVLAQLRLERAFGRIQTRDEALKTAHRLCAEIEAVCD, via the coding sequence ATGGCTGATGCTGCTCCCGACGAGCAGGCACGGCTCCTGCTGAAACAGCTCGATCCAGACGCCTGGCCGATCTCCATCGACCAGCTGCCTGAAGGCACAGCTTTGGTGGGCGGGGCTGTACGGGATGCATTGCTTGGTCGACACAACCCACATCCCGATCTTGATCTCGTGGTGCGCAGCGATGCTCTACGACACTCCGCACGTCTTGCGAAGATTTTCGGGGGCAAACATGTGGTGCTGGATGAGCAGAGAGACATCGCCCGTCTCGTTCTCAACGGATGGACCATCGATGTAGCCCGACAGGAGGGTGATGGCCTTGAAGACGACCTGTGGAGGCGTGATTACAGCATTAATGCCATTGCACTCCCACTCCAGCCGATGGCCTCGCTATGCGACCCAACGGGAGGCTTAGGGGATCTCAAGCAGGGACGCTTGCGCGCTGTCCGCGAACAGAACCTGATCGACGACCCACTACGCCTCCTCCGCGGCCTGCGGTTTCTGGCGGAGATCCCCCTAGTGCTCGATGCCCAAACGGGGGAGTGGATCCAGCGTCATCACCAAGCTTTAGGGCAGTCCGCCCCTGAACGCATCCTGGCTGAACTGCAACGGCTCGTAAAAGGCCCCCATGCCGACCAAGCCCTTCACCTCCTGGAGCAGTGGCCATTGCTCCAACCATGGGCCACAACATCACAAACAGTCGCTTCGTACGACACAACGCTGTTGAACGCCGAAGAGGCGACTAATGCCCTTCCCCTGGCTCGCTTAACAAAGCTCATCAGCGACGACGGCCTCAAGCGGCTCAAGGCCAGCAAAATCCTGCAACAGCGCTGTGCACGACTGCGCCACTGGGGTCTGCAAGCGAAACAGCAACCGGAGGCCTTACCGGAACAGGAACGACTCCAACTGCATCTGGAGCTCGAAGGCGATCTTGCCGCTTTGATCCTTGATCTACCGAAGGAGCTGCAGCCGCAATGGCTGAAACGCTGGCGTGATCCAAGCGATCCGTTGTTTCACCCCACCATGCCCCTTGATGGAGGCAGCCTTCAAAAGGAACTGGGGTTGTCGGCTGGACCAACCATGGGGAAAGTGCTCGCCCAACTTCGCCTTGAGCGAGCCTTTGGACGGATCCAGACTCGCGACGAAGCACTCAAAACGGCCCATCGCCTATGCGCCGAAATCGAGGCGGTCTGTGATTAA
- a CDS encoding LysR family transcriptional regulator, protein MADLPFTLDQLRILRAIVSEGSFKKAADSLYVTQPAVSLQIQNLEKQLEVSLFDRGGRKAQLTEAGHLLLSYCDRILSQCAEACRALDDLHNLKGGSLIVGASQTTGTYLMPRMIGLFRQKYPEVAVQLQVHSTRRTGWSVANGQIDLAIIGGELPPELNELLQVVPYASDELALVLPVKHPLARLTELTKEDLYRLGFVCLDAQSTTRKMVDQLLARSGLDVQRLRIEMELNSLEAIKNAVQAGLGAAFVPVVSIDRELAAGTIHRPQVADLQVKRQLKLITHPARYCSRASAAFRQDVLPVFASPDSPIRQKVATPVVPLSSADQLTQN, encoded by the coding sequence GTGGCTGATCTGCCGTTCACCCTTGATCAGCTCCGCATCCTGCGAGCGATCGTGAGTGAGGGAAGCTTCAAGAAGGCTGCCGACAGCCTCTATGTCACGCAGCCTGCCGTCAGTCTTCAGATTCAAAATCTCGAGAAACAACTCGAGGTGTCCCTCTTCGATCGCGGTGGGCGGAAAGCGCAACTCACCGAAGCGGGACATCTGCTCTTGAGTTATTGCGACCGCATCCTCAGCCAGTGCGCAGAAGCCTGTCGTGCGCTGGATGACCTTCACAACCTCAAGGGCGGATCGTTGATTGTTGGTGCGAGTCAAACAACAGGCACTTATTTGATGCCGCGGATGATCGGATTATTTCGGCAGAAATATCCAGAAGTGGCCGTTCAGCTTCAAGTGCACAGCACCCGGCGAACCGGTTGGAGTGTTGCGAATGGCCAGATTGATTTGGCCATCATTGGCGGGGAATTGCCACCGGAGCTGAACGAGCTCCTGCAAGTGGTTCCGTATGCCAGTGATGAACTTGCCCTGGTGCTTCCGGTGAAGCACCCGTTGGCTCGTTTGACCGAGCTAACGAAGGAAGATCTGTATCGGCTTGGTTTTGTTTGCTTGGATGCCCAATCCACCACCCGAAAAATGGTGGACCAATTGCTCGCCCGCTCCGGGCTGGATGTGCAACGTTTGCGCATCGAGATGGAGCTCAACTCCCTTGAGGCGATCAAAAACGCTGTACAGGCCGGATTGGGAGCAGCCTTTGTGCCTGTGGTTTCGATTGATCGTGAGCTCGCTGCAGGCACGATCCATCGCCCCCAGGTGGCTGACTTGCAGGTGAAACGACAGTTGAAATTGATTACCCATCCAGCGCGGTACTGCTCGAGGGCATCCGCTGCGTTCCGCCAAGACGTATTGCCTGTTTTCGCGAGCCCCGACAGTCCGATCCGACAAAAAGTAGCGACGCCAGTGGTGCCGCTTTCATCAGCCGATCAGCTGACTCAGAATTGA
- a CDS encoding phytoene synthase, with amino-acid sequence MPIASMATDLDEAFEACRRETAEWAKTFYLGTLLLPLEKRRAIWAIYVWCRRTDELMDSAEAQSRSVEELAERLDHWEQQTRDLFNGHVSNDLDAVMAHTLERFPQDIQPYLDMIEGQRMDLTWTRYPTFEDLKLYCYRVAGTVGLMTQGVMGVDQAYTSAPWSDSPDTSDAAVALGIANQLTNILRDVGEDRGRGRIYLPQEDLDRFGYSESDLMAGRLNEAWRELMAFQLERAREWFTRSESGVRWLSGDARWPVWTSLRLYRGILDAIERIDYDVFNRRAYVGKVNKLLDLPRSYALAQFR; translated from the coding sequence ATGCCAATCGCATCTATGGCCACGGATCTAGACGAAGCTTTTGAAGCGTGTCGTCGCGAGACAGCTGAGTGGGCAAAAACGTTTTATCTCGGAACGCTGCTGTTGCCTCTTGAAAAACGTCGGGCGATCTGGGCGATTTACGTCTGGTGTCGCCGCACCGATGAACTAATGGACAGTGCCGAAGCACAATCACGTTCTGTAGAGGAACTAGCTGAGCGCTTGGATCATTGGGAGCAACAAACGCGAGATCTTTTTAATGGTCATGTTTCCAATGATCTCGATGCCGTGATGGCACACACGCTGGAGCGATTTCCGCAAGATATTCAGCCCTACTTAGACATGATCGAGGGTCAACGTATGGATCTCACGTGGACGCGATATCCCACGTTTGAAGATCTGAAGTTGTATTGCTATCGCGTCGCGGGGACGGTGGGTTTGATGACCCAAGGTGTGATGGGTGTGGATCAGGCCTATACCTCTGCTCCGTGGAGTGACAGTCCAGACACCTCGGATGCGGCGGTTGCCTTGGGGATCGCAAACCAGCTCACGAATATTCTTCGAGATGTTGGTGAAGATCGTGGCCGTGGTCGTATTTATCTTCCTCAAGAAGATTTAGATCGCTTCGGTTATTCAGAATCCGATTTGATGGCTGGGAGACTGAATGAAGCTTGGCGTGAATTAATGGCTTTCCAGCTTGAACGGGCAAGAGAATGGTTTACTCGGTCTGAGTCCGGGGTGCGCTGGCTTTCGGGGGATGCCCGCTGGCCCGTGTGGACATCTTTGAGGTTGTATCGAGGCATCTTAGATGCCATTGAGCGCATCGATTACGACGTCTTTAATCGACGTGCTTACGTCGGCAAGGTGAATAAATTGCTTGACTTACCTCGTTCCTATGCATTGGCACAATTTCGCTAA
- a CDS encoding RNA recognition motif domain-containing protein, giving the protein MSIRLYIGNLPQTFEEQELAALLKGIGEGIRFKSVLDRDTGSCRGFGFANVDDPKVADAVIEQLNGKEFGGSTLRVERSERRESGGNNRRGGAPAPMGAGQPQVARKTVNKVVHSDAPGEGAPDPRWAGELSKLKDLLGNQKTAV; this is encoded by the coding sequence ATGAGCATCCGCCTTTACATCGGCAATTTGCCGCAAACCTTTGAAGAACAGGAGCTTGCGGCTCTTTTGAAAGGCATTGGAGAAGGGATCCGGTTTAAGTCGGTGCTTGATCGAGACACCGGAAGCTGCCGTGGTTTTGGCTTCGCCAACGTTGACGACCCCAAGGTTGCCGATGCAGTGATCGAGCAACTCAATGGAAAGGAGTTTGGCGGCAGCACCCTTCGTGTTGAGCGTTCCGAACGCCGCGAATCTGGTGGCAATAACCGTCGTGGCGGAGCTCCCGCTCCCATGGGTGCAGGGCAACCTCAAGTGGCACGGAAAACCGTTAACAAGGTGGTTCACAGCGATGCTCCTGGAGAAGGCGCACCCGACCCACGCTGGGCCGGAGAACTCTCCAAGTTGAAAGATTTACTTGGCAATCAGAAAACAGCCGTTTGA
- a CDS encoding NAD(P)H-quinone oxidoreductase subunit M — protein sequence MADTLLKCTTRHVRLFTARVDNDDLVPSANELTLDLDPDNEFIWSESCISQVQQRFKQLVDAAAGGELSDYTLRRIGTDLEGFIRQLLQRGELSYNPEARVQNFSMGLPRTPELL from the coding sequence ATGGCCGACACCCTGCTGAAGTGCACAACGCGGCATGTACGCCTGTTCACCGCTCGGGTGGACAACGATGACCTCGTGCCAAGTGCGAATGAGCTCACCTTGGACCTCGATCCAGACAATGAATTCATCTGGAGTGAAAGCTGCATTTCCCAAGTGCAGCAACGCTTCAAGCAACTCGTAGACGCTGCCGCAGGCGGCGAACTCAGCGACTACACCTTGCGGCGAATTGGAACGGACCTGGAAGGGTTCATCCGGCAACTCCTTCAACGGGGAGAGCTCAGCTACAACCCGGAGGCTCGCGTTCAGAACTTTTCGATGGGTCTCCCGCGCACACCAGAACTGCTGTGA
- the pds gene encoding 15-cis-phytoene desaturase — MRVAIAGAGLAGLSCAKYLADAGHTPILVESRDVLGGKVAAWKDEDGDWYETGLHIFFGAYPNMLQLFKELDIEDRLQWKSHSMIFNQPEEPGTYSRFDFPDLPAPVNGVAAILGNNDMLTWPEKISFGLGLVPAMLRGQGYVEQCDQYSWTEWLRLHNIPERVNDEVFIAMSKALNFIDPGEISATVLLTALNRFLQEKNGSRMAFLDGAPPERLCQPVVEHIESLGGEVHLDCPLREIKLNDDGSVAAFQIGGVKGKEGFDLVADAYVSALPVDPFKLLLPEPWKQMDVFQKLEGLRGVPVINIHMWFDRKLTDIDHLLFSRSPLLSVYADMSIACKEYEDPDRSMLELVFAPAKDWISRSDEDIIEATMGELLKLFPMHFGGDNPAKLRKSKVVKTPLSVYKTTPGCQQLRPDQTTPIKNFFLAGDYTMQRYLASMEGAVLSGKLCAGAVDAKTDQLSKSSSVGEPVTA, encoded by the coding sequence ATGCGCGTCGCTATCGCCGGAGCAGGACTTGCGGGTTTGTCTTGCGCAAAATATTTGGCGGACGCTGGCCACACTCCAATTTTGGTGGAATCCCGTGATGTTCTTGGCGGGAAAGTGGCTGCCTGGAAGGATGAAGATGGCGACTGGTACGAAACCGGGTTGCACATCTTTTTTGGTGCTTACCCAAACATGCTGCAGTTGTTCAAGGAATTGGACATCGAGGACCGGCTGCAGTGGAAAAGCCACTCAATGATCTTCAACCAGCCTGAAGAGCCCGGTACCTACAGCCGCTTCGACTTTCCCGACTTGCCCGCGCCAGTGAATGGTGTTGCGGCGATTCTGGGCAACAACGACATGCTCACTTGGCCAGAAAAGATCAGCTTTGGTCTGGGGTTAGTCCCAGCCATGCTGAGGGGGCAGGGATATGTGGAGCAGTGCGATCAGTACTCATGGACTGAATGGCTTCGTTTGCACAACATCCCTGAGCGGGTCAATGACGAGGTTTTCATTGCGATGAGTAAGGCATTGAATTTCATCGACCCAGGTGAAATCTCTGCCACGGTTCTGCTCACAGCATTGAATCGCTTTTTGCAAGAGAAAAACGGTTCACGCATGGCTTTTCTCGATGGAGCCCCTCCAGAACGTCTGTGTCAACCAGTGGTTGAGCACATCGAATCTCTCGGTGGAGAGGTTCACTTGGATTGTCCTCTTCGTGAAATCAAATTGAACGACGATGGAAGCGTCGCAGCCTTTCAAATTGGTGGAGTGAAAGGAAAGGAAGGGTTTGATCTCGTGGCTGATGCTTATGTCAGCGCGCTACCCGTTGATCCTTTCAAATTGTTGTTACCCGAGCCTTGGAAGCAAATGGATGTTTTCCAAAAGCTTGAGGGTCTTCGTGGTGTGCCCGTGATCAACATTCATATGTGGTTTGACCGCAAGCTCACGGACATCGATCACTTGCTCTTTAGCCGGTCGCCGTTGCTCAGTGTCTATGCCGACATGAGCATCGCTTGTAAGGAGTACGAAGATCCTGACCGATCAATGTTGGAGCTCGTTTTTGCACCTGCCAAGGACTGGATCAGCCGTAGTGATGAAGATATTATTGAAGCCACAATGGGAGAGCTTCTAAAGCTATTCCCAATGCACTTTGGTGGGGATAATCCAGCAAAGTTGCGTAAATCTAAGGTCGTTAAAACTCCATTATCAGTTTATAAAACTACTCCTGGCTGTCAGCAGCTTCGTCCAGATCAAACGACGCCAATTAAAAATTTCTTTTTGGCTGGCGATTACACAATGCAGCGCTATCTGGCCTCGATGGAAGGTGCTGTTCTGAGCGGCAAGCTTTGTGCCGGTGCGGTTGATGCCAAGACAGATCAATTGTCCAAGTCGTCTTCCGTTGGCGAGCCTGTGACAGCCTGA
- a CDS encoding NAD(P)H-quinone oxidoreductase subunit 5 yields the protein MPSAAELAWLIPVLPLFGAVITGLGLISFNRTVNRLRKPVALLLITCVGAAAVLSYAILASQLAGSPPVEHLFIWASAGDFTLPMGYVVDPLGAVMLSLVTTIALLVMVYSHGYMAHDKGYVRFFTYLALFSSSMLGLIISPNLLEIYVFWELVGMCSYLLVGFWYDRDGAAHAAQKAFVVNRVGDFGLLLGILGLFWATGSFDFQGIADGLQQGLANGSVAPWAALLLCLLVFMGPMAKSAQFPLHVWLPDAMEGPTPISALIHAATMVAAGVFLVARLDPLYTQFPVVQTVIAVVGTITCFLGASIALTQMDLKKGLAYSTVSQLGYMMLAMGCGAPVAGMFHLVTHAFFKAMLFLGSGSVIHAMEEVVGHEPVLAQDMRLMGGLRQKMPITAITFFIGCIAISGIPPLAGFWSKDEILGQAFNAFPVLWLVGFLTAGMTAFYMFRLYFLTFEGEFRGNDKAMQTSLLAAVGKENKEHGDHATSVHESAWPMTVPLAVLAVPSVLIGLLGTPWNSRFAGLLNPEEAAEMAEHFSWAEFLPLAGASVAISLVGITLAVLAYALRRIDLGQLVAGRFPTINAFLANKWYLDSINEKLFVRGSRKLAREVLEVDAKVVDGVVNLTGLLTLGSGEGLKYLETGRAQFYALIVFGGVIAMVVLFGVIGGPIS from the coding sequence ATGCCCTCGGCAGCGGAACTGGCCTGGCTGATTCCTGTTCTTCCCCTGTTTGGGGCTGTAATAACCGGGCTTGGGCTGATCAGCTTTAACCGAACAGTGAATCGGTTGCGCAAGCCCGTTGCACTGCTTCTCATCACCTGCGTTGGCGCAGCTGCTGTGTTGAGTTACGCCATTTTGGCGAGTCAACTAGCTGGTTCTCCGCCGGTTGAGCATCTCTTCATCTGGGCAAGTGCAGGCGACTTCACATTGCCCATGGGGTATGTCGTTGACCCGTTGGGCGCAGTGATGTTGTCGCTGGTCACCACCATTGCCTTATTGGTGATGGTGTACTCCCACGGGTACATGGCCCACGACAAGGGTTACGTTCGGTTTTTCACTTATCTCGCCCTCTTCAGCAGCTCGATGCTTGGGCTGATTATTAGTCCCAATCTGCTCGAGATCTACGTGTTCTGGGAGCTGGTGGGGATGTGTTCCTATCTACTCGTTGGTTTCTGGTACGACAGAGACGGCGCTGCCCACGCGGCCCAAAAAGCATTTGTAGTCAACCGCGTTGGCGACTTCGGACTTCTCTTGGGAATCCTTGGCCTGTTTTGGGCCACTGGAAGCTTTGATTTCCAAGGCATTGCCGATGGTTTGCAGCAAGGGTTAGCCAATGGCAGCGTCGCTCCATGGGCTGCACTACTGCTTTGCCTCCTGGTGTTTATGGGTCCGATGGCGAAATCGGCTCAATTCCCCCTCCACGTTTGGCTACCCGATGCCATGGAGGGACCAACGCCCATCTCAGCTCTCATTCACGCCGCAACGATGGTGGCGGCTGGGGTTTTTCTCGTCGCGCGTTTGGATCCGCTTTATACCCAATTCCCAGTTGTTCAAACCGTTATTGCAGTGGTTGGAACGATCACCTGCTTCCTTGGAGCCTCCATCGCCCTAACCCAGATGGACCTCAAAAAAGGTTTGGCCTACAGCACCGTGTCGCAACTCGGTTACATGATGTTGGCCATGGGCTGCGGTGCTCCGGTTGCCGGAATGTTCCATCTGGTGACGCACGCTTTTTTCAAAGCAATGCTGTTTTTGGGCTCAGGGTCCGTCATCCATGCCATGGAAGAAGTGGTGGGTCACGAACCCGTCTTGGCTCAGGACATGCGCCTCATGGGTGGCTTGCGCCAAAAGATGCCGATTACCGCCATCACCTTTTTTATCGGTTGCATCGCGATCAGCGGAATCCCTCCTTTGGCAGGTTTCTGGAGCAAAGATGAAATCCTGGGCCAAGCCTTCAATGCCTTCCCAGTGCTGTGGCTTGTCGGGTTCCTCACCGCCGGCATGACGGCCTTCTACATGTTCCGGCTTTACTTCCTAACCTTCGAAGGGGAGTTCCGTGGCAACGACAAGGCGATGCAAACATCGCTGCTTGCCGCCGTGGGAAAAGAGAACAAGGAGCATGGCGACCACGCCACCAGCGTGCATGAGTCGGCCTGGCCCATGACAGTTCCCCTGGCTGTTTTGGCTGTTCCATCCGTGCTGATTGGTTTGCTAGGAACGCCTTGGAATAGTCGCTTTGCCGGTTTGTTGAACCCTGAAGAAGCAGCGGAAATGGCCGAACATTTCAGCTGGGCGGAGTTCCTACCTCTCGCAGGAGCCTCAGTTGCCATTTCACTGGTGGGCATCACCCTTGCCGTTCTCGCTTACGCCCTGCGCCGGATCGATCTAGGTCAGCTGGTCGCTGGTCGCTTCCCCACGATCAACGCCTTCCTGGCGAACAAGTGGTATCTCGATTCGATCAACGAAAAATTATTTGTTCGCGGTAGTCGGAAGCTCGCTAGAGAGGTTCTTGAGGTGGACGCAAAGGTGGTGGATGGGGTGGTGAACCTCACCGGTTTGCTCACCCTCGGTAGCGGAGAAGGCTTGAAATACCTGGAGACTGGCCGTGCTCAGTTCTATGCCTTGATCGTGTTTGGCGGCGTCATTGCGATGGTTGTTTTATTCGGTGTGATCGGCGGACCGATCAGCTGA
- a CDS encoding DUF3172 domain-containing protein has protein sequence MNRSRYDSYDRPQSGGRYERGYDDRRNSGRGNRPPGPPPEGGGPDFNFSSRTVAVLAGVLVVGIGIGSAVTSTTQGDQGNIASSQQLDMAVPDPEFCRQWGASAFVMDIEMYTTLNPSSSFVTQPTLQPGCVIRRENWSVLRKEGAITGDQERECKQRMNTFAYIGSVRDKPVVRCVYQTDISENRFLTKGIADDTVGITPEADQF, from the coding sequence GTGAATCGTTCCCGCTACGACAGCTATGACCGCCCCCAAAGTGGAGGAAGGTATGAGCGCGGCTACGACGATCGGCGTAACAGCGGTCGTGGGAATCGCCCCCCAGGCCCACCGCCAGAAGGTGGCGGACCTGATTTCAATTTCAGTTCACGCACCGTGGCGGTGCTCGCAGGAGTTCTTGTGGTGGGTATTGGCATTGGGAGTGCCGTCACCAGCACCACCCAGGGAGATCAAGGCAATATCGCTAGCTCACAGCAACTCGACATGGCCGTGCCAGACCCCGAGTTCTGTCGGCAATGGGGTGCAAGCGCCTTTGTGATGGATATCGAGATGTACACAACACTGAATCCCTCCAGCAGCTTCGTCACCCAGCCAACCCTTCAGCCAGGCTGCGTCATTCGTCGGGAAAACTGGTCTGTGCTGCGCAAAGAGGGCGCCATCACAGGGGATCAGGAACGGGAATGCAAGCAACGCATGAACACCTTTGCCTACATCGGATCAGTGCGAGACAAACCAGTGGTGCGCTGCGTTTATCAAACAGACATTTCGGAAAATCGCTTCCTCACGAAAGGAATCGCCGACGACACCGTGGGCATCACCCCGGAAGCGGATCAATTCTGA
- a CDS encoding Ycf34 family protein, which produces MCICVDCRWVDRCQAYHAVERQHGVAHLSAEPDLEPKAPKIHISVVDLPDGQVGVEWDVRACDSFEADAGRWQRLRPGEVVPT; this is translated from the coding sequence ATGTGCATCTGCGTGGATTGCCGCTGGGTCGACCGTTGTCAGGCCTATCACGCAGTCGAGCGTCAGCATGGCGTTGCCCATCTTTCTGCTGAACCAGACCTGGAACCGAAAGCTCCCAAAATTCATATTTCTGTGGTGGATCTACCCGATGGCCAGGTGGGGGTTGAGTGGGATGTCAGGGCTTGCGACAGCTTTGAGGCTGACGCCGGCCGCTGGCAGCGTCTACGACCTGGTGAGGTGGTGCCTACATGA
- a CDS encoding NnrU family protein, with protein MATTHHSSLVMLVLLVLFAVIHSGGAALRVRAEAVIGARAWRLIFAALSIPSAVVVIGYFLAHRYDGLRLWNLQGVPGMVPMVWVGTAISFLFLYPATYNLLEIPAVLKPQVRLYATGIIRISRHPQAVGQILWCFTHALWIGSSFMLVTCAGLIAHHLFAVWHGDRRLKLRFGDAFDELKNSTSSVPFVAVLDGRQNLDWREFVRPAQLGIAIAVGVFWWAHRFIPQAGELVRNSALESLFS; from the coding sequence ATGGCAACCACCCACCACAGCAGCTTGGTCATGCTGGTGTTGCTGGTGCTCTTCGCGGTGATTCACAGCGGAGGTGCAGCCCTACGCGTTCGAGCTGAAGCCGTCATCGGAGCACGAGCGTGGCGTTTGATCTTTGCTGCCCTCAGCATTCCTTCAGCGGTGGTGGTGATTGGCTACTTTCTGGCCCACCGCTACGACGGTCTCCGGCTTTGGAACCTGCAAGGCGTTCCTGGGATGGTGCCAATGGTGTGGGTTGGCACCGCGATCAGTTTTCTTTTTCTCTACCCAGCCACTTACAACTTGCTGGAAATCCCTGCAGTGTTGAAGCCTCAGGTGCGCCTTTATGCCACAGGAATTATCAGGATCAGCCGCCATCCACAGGCAGTTGGGCAAATTCTGTGGTGCTTCACCCATGCTCTGTGGATAGGGAGCAGTTTCATGCTGGTGACCTGCGCAGGACTTATTGCCCACCACCTTTTCGCTGTTTGGCATGGGGATCGCCGCCTGAAGTTGCGCTTTGGAGATGCCTTCGATGAACTCAAAAACTCCACCTCATCGGTGCCCTTTGTCGCCGTACTCGATGGTCGCCAGAACCTGGATTGGCGCGAGTTTGTCCGTCCGGCACAACTGGGAATTGCCATCGCAGTAGGCGTGTTTTGGTGGGCCCATCGCTTTATTCCCCAAGCCGGCGAGTTGGTGCGCAACTCCGCACTCGAGTCCCTGTTCAGCTGA